The Aedes aegypti strain LVP_AGWG chromosome 3, AaegL5.0 Primary Assembly, whole genome shotgun sequence genome contains a region encoding:
- the LOC5563577 gene encoding ornithine decarboxylase 1 produces the protein MSLLSVLKNRVEIVDDSVSSRDLVNRLVTQGPQEEPLHLTEVDTLVKRHYEWLQHLPRVKPYYAVKSNDEASLVEATVLMGLGYDCASMAEVRRMLELGVERERIIFAQPQKTIVSLQYARKHKILTVFDSECELRKIHQHYPEAEVLIRYRFDSKKSKVNLGSKFGCETENESKSLLHVAKQLGIKVVGWCFNVGSGCTDADVFYAAIKKGREIHDYATSIGFKFRMIDLGGGFMGDKGCGIEEYAVHINRALEECYPASEDIFIFAEPGRYYCAAAVTSISPVHGKRILCNENDPLKIEQVFYYFNDGMYGTFYSPRYRNQTLYPIVWKSGGNLGTTYKTTLFGPTCDGNDFFAKDIDLPELEVSDFVVFENQGAYARVHSCRFNGFCLPKVINYMRKCTWELLEKASKSLNPTQVVQDSVYLRNNPQIEVLAFD, from the exons ATGAGTCTCCTCAGTGTTCTGAAAAATAGGGTCGAAATTGTCGACGACTCGGTTTCATCCCGGGACCTTGTGAATCGGTTGGTCACCCAAGGTCCTCAGGAAGAACCTCTGCACTTGACCGAAGTGGATACGCTGGTCAAGCGTCACTACGAATGGTTACAGCATTTGCCACGGGTTAAACCGTACTACGCCGTCAAGAGTAACGATGAGGCTTCCTTGGTAGAAGCAACCGTCCTGATGGGATTGGGCTACGATTGCGCATCGATGGCCGAGGTTCGCCGAATGTTGGAACTCGGGGTTGAACGGGAAAGGATCATTTTCGCGCAACCCCAGAAGACCATCGTCTCGTTGCAATATGCACGCAAGCATAAGATTCTAACGGTTTTCGATTCCGAATGTGAACTTCGGAAGATTCATCAGCACTATCCGGAGGCCGA AGTGTTGATCCGCTATCGGTTTGATTCGAAAAAGTCAAAGGTAAACCTGGGATCGAAGTTTGGATGTGAAACAGAAAACGAATCCAAATCGTTACTTCATGTGGCGAAACAGTTGGGCATTAAAGTGGTTGGATGGTGCTTCAACGTTGGATCAGGGTGTACCGATGCGGACGTTTTCTATGCTGCCATCAAGAAAGGTCGTGAAATCCACGATTACGCCACTTCCATTGGGTTCAAGTTCAGGATGATCGATTTGGGCGGGGGATTCATGGGCGATAAAGGTTGTGGAATAGAAGAGTATGCGGTTCACATCAATCGAGCTTTGGAAGAATGCTATCCTGCAAGTGAAGACATTTTCATTTTCGCTGAGCCCGGCAGATATTACTGTGCGGCGGCTGTAACGTCTATCAGTCCGGTGCATGGGAAACGAATTCTATGCAACGAAAATGACCCACTGAAGATAGAGCAAGTATTTTACTACTTCAACGATGGAATGTACGGGACGTTCTACAGCCCCCGTTATCGAAACCAAACGTTGTACCCAATCGTGTGGAAGTCCGGCGGCAATCTTGGGACGACCTACAAAACGACTTTGTTTGGCCCTACCTGCGATGGAAATGACTTCTTTGCAAAGGACATCGATCTACCGGAACTGGAGGTGTCGGACTTTGTGGTGTTCGAAAATCAGGGAGCCTATGCGCGAGTTCATTCGTGCCGGTTCAATGGATTTTGTCTGCCAAAAGTGATCAACTATATGCGGAAGTGTACTTG GGAACTACTCGAAAAGGCATCTAAATCTCTAAATCCGACCCAAGTTGTGCAGGACTCTGTGTATTTACGAAACAATCCCCAGATCGAAGTGCTTGCTTTTGATTGA